The DNA segment AGGTTTGTCTACATTTCATGTCtgagtaaaatatatatatattataatatgctTCAGATATTAACTGTATGGAACCATTTGTCCGTCGATGATGATGAAAATAAAGCCACTCAATGCCTCCTTAACAATGACCTGGTTCTTCCACCCCCGACAATCCAGAGGAATACTACATAATAAAAGCTATGTTAGGTCACACATACAAAGCTGATATTCATGATCCTCAAAAAGTAGTAGTATTTGGCTACATGTAATGGAGGAAGCATCTCTGCTCTCATCCCTTTAGACTAATAGCTATAATGCACCTTGGTAGTGGATGGGAATACGCTATGACTTACAGGGGAGAAATGAGATACCAGAAAAGGTAATCGCACACACAATCTTAATGCAAAAGAACACAGTGAAACTATGAAACCGTCCTACTGACTGTGTACTATGTAGTGCTCGAAACTGCTGGGCCACTTTCAGATAGGTGGCTTACAGCAACTCCCACCAACAACTCAGAACCCAGAGTTGATGATTAACCGTAGGAGTGGAACCTGCTAACCCAATTTTAGCTGCTGAGTCCCAACAAGTGACTGACTTTCCatttaactgtgtgaggtcacATTTACTCACATCATTAAACTACCAGTTAGGATCACGTCTGTGCCGCATCAGTGGGGTTTACCCTACAACTCAAATCATTTTCAGTCAATACTGCATGAAGATTATTTGCTTCAACTGCTTCAAGTTGGTGACTTCAGCCTATGCAGAGCTGTCTCTCGTCTATGTAGCTCCTTTAGATCTAGATAACTAAAGATTAGGGTCCTGTTTGGTTAGTAAACAGTCAACAAGCTGttaatggggaaaaaaagtaagttattacaaattaatttaataaataaatgtacactgtCCTTGTAGTCAAATGACTGTGTGGGAAGGACTGCATAACTTTATTTGAACAGCACCACCAGAATGATCTGCAACTATTGAAGGTAAATCAATATATTTGGGCTACAGGTGCTTTTGTTGAAAGAGCGTTGCACAACTAAGCAAAACATCAAAACGTGTTCACCTGTACTGGGAAGTGGCGACATGGCACTGagaatgtttcatttttttttatttcttggcAGCGTGAACATGCTCTCAAGACAGGAACTTCAAAGTTTGggctaaaaaagaaaaaaagtatgtAATGATGTCAGCTGACCAGAAAAGGCTGCCAACCCTAACTTGGTTAAGGTGCAATTCAGGTTCCTACAATTTAGGATGCGCTGTGGAATGTCACAGGCTATGActgttaaaacaaaaacattctaCATCAACGCTTTTTCCAGAAATCGCTTATTCCACAATTAGATATGCTACACGTCAAACAGGGGTTGACTGGACAACCATCAAGTCTCAGTAGTACATATGTATAACCTGcatacttatacacacacatatcacaTATCTAATACAGCAATTAAGTGTCAATTTGACAGTAAATGCCCTGCTAATACTTTTCAATATAAAGATCAGGTTATGTTATTAAAATGATCCATAATCTTCCATAAGTTAACTGCCTGCCTTCCGAAGTCTGTGTGAACACTGGGCACTATTCAGGGACTTAATGCTAGCATTCTAGAGTGGTAGAATGCTAGCATTAAGTCCCTGAATAGTGCCCAGTGTTCACAGACTTTTAATCATGACCATGTACATTACAGCATTCAGGTACTTTCGGTCGACTCTTTGATTTAATATTACGGATTTGGATATTCCATTTTACTGTGTATCTGACAGAGCTGGCTCCTCATTGCTGTGAAATGCTTCGGGCAGAAACCAAGAAAGGATAGCAGCAACTGGCAGTAACTTGCTAATGATAACTTCTCCATAGTAAATAGTTTAATGCATTAcaagtctttttttaattattaattattttattatttatttttaaaatatttgattaATCATATTTCCAGTTTCAAACAGGGCTCCGAAGAACCAGTTATGAAGCGAAAATCGAAAAGACAACTTTTCACTGCTAGAACTTTGCTAGGAACAAAAATGCAACTGAAAATGAATAATCGTCCTTAACTGTTCCGGATCCGGAAAGTTCAGTTGAAATCTCTGTTTCTGGTTATTTTCCGTTCTTTGTAGCCCACTTGCATACTACTTATTTCCTACTTCCAACTGCTCAAATATCTTTGAATTAATATCAAGTTTAGCAGGATTTTCATACATATTAATCACATGCTGTGCAGCACATACACTATAGAATTATAATTTCAATTTATATATGTCAAATTAAAATTAAACCATTTTTTCCTCAACATTACACTGCATATACACTGGACAGATAACCTAGCCCAACATCTTAGTTAGCAAACCGAGGGTAGGGAGGACCATTATGACTAAATAATTTTGTACCCaagagaaaggagaggaaaaaaacttTAAACATCAATAAGAAAATAAGATCACTCTTTAATAATGGTGTAAATGAATATTGGAGCCAGCAATGTCCTTCAGTATTGCGTTCTCATCTTTATAGGACATTCAGAGGTTTTTGTTAGGCATAAGATTTACAATTTTCAGTGAATTGATTAATATTTGGTTCCATTTAGGCACAGAAATGAGATCATCTTATTACCTAGGTCTAGTTCCAGTACACTAAATGGATACTGCtgaataatatttaatgtgtaatttaatagaacatttatttttatctgttGTGTTGTCAGGGTTGTTTGTTATAATTGTTGAGCAAAGTTTGataagggcagtggtggctcagcggttagagcgccgggatatcgataacagggttgtgggtttgattctgccactgttgggtccttgagcaaggccctttaccctctctgctccccgggcactggagttggctgcccaccgctctgggtttgtgtgtactcactggcccTAACACacgtgttcactaccagatgggtctTTTTGGAGATAAGATTTTTGTACAACAACATTCAGAATGTTATATGAAGGTTATATTTTTCACAGTTTTATCCACTGGGTGAGTAAGATGTGTTTACAAATGTACAGCCTCAATAAAGTTCCACATTTCATAAATGAATAGTGCCACTTGTGTCTTCTTTGCTCAGGTGCTAAGATGTTTACaattgtaaataaaaggagTTTAATAAAGTGCCACACAAATAAGAAGGCTTTTTCCCCATTTGCACAATTTTCATTCATCCTTCTTTCTCTACATTTGACATAGGTGTAATACAAGTTACAGTATTTCCAAGTGGAaataacagtaaacagtaaaaaccCAGGGCGCTGGACACTGGACATATAAGCCAACTCCATTCAATATGCACTGTACAAGAACAGACAGAGGAATAGCCTCCCCTAGAGGTGATCCTAAAAGCAGTCTGCTTTGTGATTCGTGCTTCCAGCTCAAATGTCAAGGTCTCAACAGCTGTACTTACATAATAGTTGTCGTTGATTTGGACCATTGGAGCATTCACACAAGCACCAAGACATTCAACCTCTGTTAGCGTGAACAACTTGTCTGGTGTGGTCTCACCGATTTTGATACCTAAGGGGCAGAAATAAAAGTGAAAGGTTTCTGCGCAACGAACTGATATGCAGTAAATGATCCTGTGTTCTATCAAATGTATGTGTATCAGTTTGCATGTATTCAGAGGACATGAAGAAagaattcaataaaaaaaaggtattaCATTTAAGGCGTCACCTGAATACCTAGCAGTAAGTTAAAGCCTGATGTATCAGTATCCAAGCGTGGTTTGAGTCTGACCCAGGGTTGGGGGGGCATTTACTATTTAAAATAGTaagaaaacattattattatatagtatataataaaaatactattaaAAGAGGAGCCTGTTCTTggtgtaagataagataagataagatagtcctttattagtcccgcagtggggaaattcacaaatgCCACAAATGCCACTGTTATGGCAAGCATGTCAAATTCAGCCATGCTTCTCCCTTCAAGGGTCAGTACAGAGATTTTATGCAATTTGGCAATTCTTCCTTACTTATACAGAAGCTGAGAGTGTAACCCCATAATAAGGGAGTGGGACTGTTTGTAATTTGTGAAAATCTACTAAAAGTGTCTAAAGACACTGACAAAAAATGTTGGCCACACTTCACTACAAACATCTGTTCTGCGATGCTTCTTCGGTGCAATGGTGACGTCAAGGCTTGATTAATCAGCTGCTGAATGCTCTCTgacatcagaacatcagctcaCAACACAGCGGACAGGGTGGGCTTACTGCTTACGACTGCTCTCCATGTTCACGACCTAAGTTCATCTCGCTCAGGAACCAGTGGTTCAGTGCAATTTAATAAACATGGAGTTTGCTGTTACAACGTACCCCTGTGTTGGAGTGCAAAGGCACGGTTTGCTTACCCAGTTTGTTCTGGATGGCCTGCACGATGCTGTCAGAGTCACACAACATGCATGGCGTTGTGGTGCACACCTGGACGTGGTACTTCCCCATGGGCTGGCGGTTGAACATGGTGTAGAACGTGGCTACCTCATACACTCTCATTGGCGGGATCTCTAAAATTTCTGCTACCTGGAGAAATAGGCAACGAGAGAGTTACAGCATGTGGAAATGCAATGAAAATCAGCTCTGAGACAGTAGTCTCAGTCGGTCTGTTTCAACGAGATTTCTGTGGTTGTTCACACGTCCTATAAAGGACAATAAATTATATTACCTATTAATACTacaaattaatataaattatatatatttatatatatgtctcaacaaaacctagtatctccagTTCTGTTCTCCTCAGCTCCCGTTACTCCACTCCCACCTCCTCATCTACTCCATGTTTTTGTGAATATTAACTTCTAACAAAGGCAGTGACTGATAAACCCACAGATGCTCTTTACAAAGAACTTGTAATTAAAGAACTACCAGTGAAATGCCAACACAATCACACCCCCAGTCACATGAGTTTGATGCTCGCTCTCACTAAACACCCCTGCTATACCAAGAAGAACTTGTAGAGTAGGTGGGAAGAAGTCTCTATGGGGGGGCGAGAGTATAAAATTGTTCCAGTGTTGCTGTGTTTTCCACTTCTTAACTGCTAGAGGCGGGGTTTCTTGAATCTTGAttaatgcattttaaactgtgtcaaAATGAtactgaatggaccaataaaataGTTCAAAATGAATCAATTCTCCTCAACACTCCTGAAAGCAACTTTGCACCCTTAATCTTGTTCAGCAGTGAACAAATAACAGTATTAAATGATGTCACTTTATTCTCAGGATAATTACCATGATTCTGAAGTGGTGCTTGTTTAGATGGTTACCTTGTTCATTGCTGAGATGGGGAGCCAGCCATGCTGTCTCTGTGCCAAGTCCAGCACTGGGATGGTGGCAGCCTGCTTGTGGCCCGTGGGATAGTTACTTATAATAGCTTCCACTCtctattacaaaataaatacaggAACAGAACCAGTTTAGGCAAAAAGCAAATAGAAGACAGATAACATGAGCATAACCTGAGGACTAGCGATAATCGGCTACTGTACActtcttccactcagcctaGAGGTGAGGTGTGATAACCAAACAGTTTCAGTAAAATGTTAATGAACTTATATTGATAGTTATCAGTATGTGACAATGATTAGTATGGGTCTAATGACATTTTCAGGCTTGAtacaaaaaaagtgtttaattCTGAGGTTAAGATTTGAGATATAACTGAGTTCTAATCCTATCAGACTAATTGACAGAATTAGACTAATTCTATACTCTCGTCCCGTCTTGGTAAGTGAATGTGAAGGACGTCAAGAACGTCATTTTAAAgcaatcacaaaaaaaaagccatgcAACTGAAAACTCAGGGAACATAGAGCTGACTGGACTCACAATGTCATGGTGATGTGCACACTAAGTGGTCCTCTACACATGTGCATTATTATGGGTCGTATTAGTGTGCTTATAAACAGAGATTTTTGAGTAGTGTTTATGTACAAACACAGCAGTCTTATTCTAGAATGAATTCAGTCAGATTGGATAACATAGATTGGGTGACAAATAAtcatttcttatatatatagaaattcTACTATCTTAAGACGTAATTATTTAGGGTTCCTACATTTACAAACTTGTTTTCCAGTCATAAGAACTcttagaaaataagaaaaatgctTAAAATGCCTTGGATATTAGTGAAGTCCTGAAAAAAAAGTTGACTTATTGAGCCACTAAGGTTGAATATTTTAGTAACTGATGCTCTACTTATTAAAGTTTGTAATGTAAACAGATAAACCAGCATCAAGTTTTCCTGTTAGCATCATTTTCTTGCTAGCTAGCCTCAGTCAGCTATTTAGTCTACAGTCTAGCTCTTTGGAGTCagttctacatttacatttacattattttaatgaGGAAGTAAAACACTACTTATACATGTTTATTACtgatgaataaaaaaacatttacatgtcTTAACTTTCACTGGATTCCAGACTTTCTATCAAACTTGCAAGTTGATTTCCTTTCTACACAGAGATTATTTAAGTCTCTACCAAAATAAATTGAGACTGTCCTATATCTACTGTCCTATATCTATATCTTTCACATTTGAAAAACAACGAGGCATTTACATCTCATTGAAACGTGCTGCATGTAGTACTATATGTTCAATAGTACACTGAATTAGAGTAACTTCTAAGCCCAAATATTCCTGAAAAACTTGGAAGTTTAGACTTGTTTTTCAGTCATGGGAACTCTTGGAAAATGAGATGATTGCTGAAATGTTAGTGAGGTCCTGGAAAGGTCAAGCTATCGAGCCACTAAGGATATTTGAGATACTGATGCTCTGTTTATTGAAGTCTGAAGGAATTGAAGGAAACAACAGATTTTGAGAGGCTGTCTGGAGAGATGTCTGGGAATCATGGATAATGTCCTTATAATAATGGAAAACTTTTCTctaaaaataacagaaacccTGATATTGTCTTACCTTCAGGTTCTCAGGGGTGAACTCAAATGGAATATCTGGATTGTTATCTGCTGTATCTCTGTGCTAGAGAGAGAACAAACCAACACAGTTATAACCTTAATTCTATCTGTGCATATCTGTGCGggcaccttgtatctccatttttgccatttttaaatgtctgacatcatttgaatcggacagctgttctttatattgtccGAATGTTTAGGATGAACTGATCAATacaaatgctcaaaaatgacttgaTCAATTAACCCTttgaaatgcttcaaaattgcACAAGACATTTTTTCCTTTaattgctattttggagatacaaggtttttgcatgacagccaTGATATGTAAACAAACTCTGATGGAGTATCACCTCTTATTACCTATGGCCCTAATAAACACAAAATCATCAAAGGTTCTGTGATTCTTTACTCAATTTTAAGACACCTGCTGCTCTTCCATGCAGGTCAAAAGCATTCCATGCAACACAACTAGCTCTAATATTCAGATGACCCTGGAGGCCTTTAATTATCTGAATTAGGGTTGGAGCTAAGCTCTACAGGGTGGCAGTATTAATAAGCAGTATTAATTAGCAGTTCCTACCACAAAGACCCCTCCTGCTCCAGCACGGGCAGCAGACTGGTGCAGGCTCCGGACCTGCCTCCTCTGAAATGGACAAAGACAGACCACATTAACAGTGTGACCatgtatttttttcataatCCAGTCTAACTTTAAACCAGTATGCAGTGGAGACAAGCTATCAAGATCAAGCTATATGTTCAACATACAGAGAGCAGCTATGATGACTTGACTATGTAGAGCTAGAGCTGCTTGAAGTAGGCTGGGTATACATTTGACAAATGAAGTCATCCTCTCGCCCTTCGTCAAACCACAGAGTGACTCCATGGACTACAGCAACTGTACACTTATACAGTGGGCCTCCAACCCTGGTCTTGGAGAACCCCCTGCCTGCACAGCATATTGTAGTGTTTTTCATGCTCCCACACACCTGATGCACTGTGTTAATGTAATAACAAGCCCTTCTTGACATGCGGTGGGTGTGTTATGCCAAGAAAACCCAAAAGTGTGCAGATAAGGAGGATCTCTAGGGCCAGGGCTGGGAAGcagtgagggttttttttttgacccATTGAAAACCTTTTTGAACATTCCTAAACATATGAACATGTAATCTTTACTTAAATAATATTAGGAGAGGGAGGCattataactaaacacatagaAAATAAGAAATTACTTAAAAAATAATGTGTAAAATTGAAATAATACACATGCAAGAAAACCTCCACCTTAATTACTACTTTAAAAGCCtgaaattagaatcaggtgctgAACATCAGGTGATCAGAGTCTTATTTAatcctcagacgtttagtctggtttgctccTGACTGTTGAAGTGAATGGTTTCACCATGACAGAATCCAAAGAGCTTTCTTCAGGTCTTtggaaagaaggttgtagatacATGCGAGTCGGGGAAGGGGTTCGAAAAGATCCAACAACAGTTAAAAATCAGCCGTCAGTATCTGGAAATAAAATGTAGAAGGGTCTGGCAAGCTCTCTGTTATAGAATCCACTATACTTTACTGTATTTGAGGGGGCTTGAAGAAAATGTGAAACCATCTGTCCAAAGACTGAAGCTGAAGCATCAcaaagctgaaagaattctgcatggaggagtgggacaAAATCTCCCAGCTGATGTCAGAGACTGACTGACCATAATAACATCCTGTACTTATTACATTTtatgcattattttttttatttcgttTAATGTGTATAGTTATGCTTCCTCAATCTGTCAATGATCTTAAAATGAAGAACAAGTGCCCATGTGTTTACATATACTAAAAAAGACGGATTTTATGGGGTGTCTGACTGTTAGTGGACCCCAAAAATAAAACACCCAGTAaatagaagcacaaggtgggagtttctaataaagtgtccaataATGGAAGTAAATTATATGAGAGCTTGTGAATCTTATGCAGCTGACAGATTCCTTTAGCTGTAGCTGCTTTACAGTAACTTAGCTAGTTAGCATTATAGCTGTAATTTGCCCAGCAGTCACTCAGTGCAGCTTATTATACAACCTAATAATCAATTCTAACACTGCTAGAGTTATTACTTTTTCCAAATAGCTTGCACGCTGAAATCAATGCACAGAAGCATGTGCGGCTGTCCCTCACAGCTCCAGTGGTTCGCTGTTTGCTGGAAACCTGCTTGCTAATGTTAGGCTAACTTGCCCTTGCAGGGTGTCATCAACATTAGGCCCAATCGGCTGTGCAGGTTCAACAGGATACTAATTAGACCGCTTTACGCCCCAAACATTAATATAACATACCGCATGAGAGACCGCAGCCCGGACTGCTGAAGACAGGAACATGTTTGTCAGTGTTTCTTTCAGTCCGGTCACTCTACACACTCACAATGGCGGACATCAACAGGAGAGCGACGGCTGATCGATTCAGCAGGTCTGCTTACGCATCCAGCGGGAGGGAGCCGAGGTCCAGTACGTATAATCGAACGCAGATGGCGCTCTCACGACCACATTTTCCTTCActgcttttaattatttttctcCACTATTTTAACTCATTTCCTTTACTATGTttcttaatataatataatattaatataatattaatatagccCGTCctaaaaaaatatcaaaaaatGATATTAATCATGTTGACATTCCCATATCttatatatatcaaaatatatGGAATTCCCTTATATCCAACATGTAATTGTTGTAAATTGAAATATATGTGGCATATATGCCATTTTTTCAAATATAAGACATATATATTTCAGCCATATATCAAcataaaaatgtccaaatgtttgtacttttaagttgcatccTTTTTGCtgacactgcaattgcacacacacacacacacacacacacacacacacacacatcttgtctagtcactgtgaagaagtattgccaatgtAACACGACCCTCTAGAGCTAATAAACCACGGCcgattggcatcatgcctaaagccaggtgtggggtataaagtcccccctGTGGAgcagcatccaacatcctgaccttactaacactcttcaatccaatcctcacagcaatgctccaatatctagtcaaatgttgttgttttttaacaccatgaatgagcaggggtcccaatactttgtccatatagtttattaTGCATCTATGTTCAATGCATTATACGTACATATACATTACAATAAGATATCTATCCAAAACACacatatgtgcatatatggccATATACAGGTTTTCGTACTTTCGTAGTATTTTAGCCACATAAACTATGACGATTAGTGTGAAATCTATCTTTATTGAGCACTCCTCACTTCATGTTTCTGTGTATTTGTCTGTGAAATGACAATGAgaaataaaaggggaaaaagaaACGTagttctaaacatttatttatctttatataCCTTTCATTACCTCTTAGAAAACCTGCGTGACGTCAGATTACAACTGACCAGACTTATCTACTAAACTGACATGGTTAACGCCATATCCGTGTGAATGGGAGGGCTGCACACTGGGTCTAACCGTCCTAAATATAGATATAATGGACACTAGTACAACAACAATAACGTAGCTATAACAATTGCATAGTGATGTagcatatttataatatttaaggACTATCTTATAAAGTAATATATCCTTGTGTTGCGTAATTTACTATAAGATTACGCACCGTTACGCAGTTCTCGCGAGAGGTGTTGTGTACGCGCCCTACAACAAAGTCAGTGCACCATCAATACGCAATTACGAGATTTGGTAATTTTAGGGTAAATATTCTACATAAGGTGGcttaaaaatataaacaatgTTTATACACGATGCCAGACtcttttatttacaaaaaagaaacaactaAATGGACACTATTAGTGCTTAAGTCATTAAAACGTTATGCTTTACCCCTGCGTGTTACGGTCTCCCCTGCTCCCCTCCCCTCTTGTACACGCATTATAATGAACGTGGTGGTGTTTTCGTATTCCAGTCACACGCTGTAAACAGCAGGCTTTGTCTGGAGATGACTGCACTGCCTTTTCCTGGAAATGTGGGACAGTGGAATCCAGAGTTGCGTTAGGAGAGTGGGAAGGCCAGTTTCTCGGTTTCCTGTTGGGGTTTTTTTCAGCACACAACCCAGCGCCTGAGTTCAGTGGCCACCTCGACTCTCCCCTCTGTAACGGGATCAGCAGGAGAGAGGCCGCAGAGCCAATGAAAAAGTGGGAGTGCCGAACGgagcgctctgattggctgccggGACACTGAGCAGACTGAGGGAATAACGCGGAATGGGGATTGGGGTGGGGCTTCCTCAGACGGCCACAATAAACTGCTTCATAGCCGAAGCGCAGGGCTGCTCTCTCCTGCCAATGCCTTTCTGAGTTCAAGCAACGAGGAACTTGGAGTTGGTCACTGCTTCCTTTTTTAAAAGTCCGCCTGACAGCCATGGTTGTGCCAGGGCAGCAGAACACGGAGGAGAAGGTCTTCTATCCTCCAGAAGATCTCCGGGTGGATGCTCATGTGCCTGACTTGAACTCCTACCGTGCTCTGTATAAAAAGTCCATTGAGGAGCCTGAAGGTAAATCAGCTGGGGAGCGAGGAGTAGCGAGGTGACTGATACAGTGCTGGCCTTAGAACCTAGCTGTAGACATGCAGAggtgggttgtgtgtgtctTGCGTGTTATCATAAGCTCTCCAACAAATCTGTTAATCCACAGAGTTCTGGAGGGATGTGGCTCAGGAGTTCTACTGGAAGGAGCCTCCCTCAGGCCGAATGCTGCAGTACAACTTCGATGTCACTAAGGACAAGGTGCAAATCAAGTTTATGGAAGGAGCCAAGACCAATATGTGCTACAATGTGCTGGACCGCAACGTCCTGGACCGCAACCTAGGCACCAAGGTGGCTTTCCACTGGTGAGCTAACAGGCTTTGCACCACCAACAATAAGGAGGGTTGCAGGAGGCATCCTTTCACTTTTAGGAGGCGTACTATAACATGATGATATATTCGGCTGGAAAATATGCAGCAAGGCCTTCTTTTGGTAATTATGGGGGTCTAATGGACCATCCTGTTGTATTTGgtttgtattcttttttttaaattaacatGACCGAAGTTAAAGGTAACCTCCTTAAGGGTATATCTAACACCCATGGATGTAAACATAAAACTGGTGGTGTTACTCTGTATTTGGGAATACTCCAGTGGTTTAACAACATATCATACAGTTGTCCACCAAAGACAATCATGTCCCTTTTTCTTAGCAAAGGACAGAAAACCAAACGACTCAAAACACACTTACAATAGAAGCCAATGTGAAGCCAGATGTGGAAGCTTTCTAAGTATGTTCTAAGACAACTTTCAGTACAGGGAAGTATGTGCTGAAACTGACCGCTTGCTCCAGGTGCTGCACACTAGTGGTTCGGATAAAAACCAGTGAAATCATCTTCTTTATTATCTACCATAACTGCTAAAATATGTATCACAACAAATAGTCCAAATTAAACATCTCGGAGTTGAAGGCCAAAAACTGACCCTAGATCAGAACAGAACACAGAAGACGGTTAACTGACCTACTTGTTATTTGATCTAGTTGAAGTATAGCCAGAGAGCACCTTCCCTAGTGAACACAAGGACGTTTAAAAGACATGAACAAGGCAGTGTGTTTGGTTGTATTCAAGGTTTTTAATAGGTCTTTAGGGACATAAAAAACACCATTTTGGTGGACATTTTTGCTGGACttacaataaacaataatgaaacaataaatatggtaaaatattTGTCATTTAAAGTCATGGTGGGTGctaagataacaaaaaaaacaagtctgGATGTCCAGAACTTGGCGACACGActtgtcttcaatgttcctaaccatgtaactcctctgctgtgttctgccctcttcactggcttcctgtagctgctcccACATCAGGTTCAAatccctgacgctggcctacaaagccaagaatggaccagctccTTCGTACTTGAAGGCAATGGTCAAACCCTGATTTGTACCAAGAACcattcaagcttcaagtacggctcaacttgacccaccatcctttaggATGCACGGCAGACAAGCATCTAGACTTTGACTgttggaacgaacttcccctgggtgtccaaatggCAGAGCCACTTCCTGCCTCAAACGTCGACTGAAGACCCGTCTCTATTAAATCAGTACTGATCTTGCACTTATTTAGGCTTACGATTGTACTCATTAGTTTAATATTCAGACaaagtatagtgtgtatagtgctg comes from the Salminus brasiliensis chromosome 23, fSalBra1.hap2, whole genome shotgun sequence genome and includes:
- the ndufv2 gene encoding NADH dehydrogenase [ubiquinone] flavoprotein 2, mitochondrial; its protein translation is MFLSSAVRAAVSHARRQVRSLHQSAARAGAGGVFVHRDTADNNPDIPFEFTPENLKRVEAIISNYPTGHKQAATIPVLDLAQRQHGWLPISAMNKVAEILEIPPMRVYEVATFYTMFNRQPMGKYHVQVCTTTPCMLCDSDSIVQAIQNKLGIKIGETTPDKLFTLTEVECLGACVNAPMVQINDNYYEDLKPSDIEHILDELKAGRVPPPGPRNGRFSCEPAGGLTSLTEPPPGPGFGVRADL